The Sulfurospirillum diekertiae genomic sequence AACTGAGTGATTTTTCGTTGCAACTTAGTTCTGATGATCATAACTCGAGTAGTATGATTGAAGCCTCTTTAGCCCTTGAAAGTCTTGGATTTAAAAAAGAGATGATTAAGAAAGCATTGAGTACTTGTCAAGGGGTAGATACTCAAACACTTATCAAAGAAGCTCTTAGAAAGCTTAGTTAAATAAAGGATGAAAATGACTGTAGCCGTTTTGTTTGGCGCCCAAAGTTTTGAGCATGAGATTAGCGTGGTAAGTGCCATTGCTCTCAAAAAAGTGCTAAAAAGTGACATTGTTTATATATTTTGTGATTATTACCGTAATTTTTATTTGATTCCAACCGATAAAATTACTTCAAAACGTTTTAGCAGTGGTGAATATAAAAAAGATAAACTGCTCTATCTTAAGCAAGGTGGTTTTTACGCTAAAAAAATGTTGGGTGAAGAGAAAATAATGTTCGATGTCATGATTAACCTCGTGCATGGCATGGACGGAGAAGATGGAAAACTTAGTTCTATGCTTGATTTCTTTGGTGTACCCTATATTGGGCCTCGGATGGAAGGTAGTTGTATCAGTTATAACAAACTTTTTACAAAGCTGTATGCCAAGGAAGTGGGGGTTAATGTATTAGACTACCAAGTGCTTCGTAAAGGAAGTGGTGCATCAATTAAAATTGCTTATCCATTTATCGTCAAGCCTCTACGACTAGGAAGTTCTATTGGAATAGGGATTGTTAAAGAAGAAAAAGAGCTTGCATACGCACTTGATGTTGCTTTTGAATTTGATGATAGTGTCCTAATAGAACCGTTTATAAGTGGTGTAAAAGAGTACAATCTTGCAGGTTGTAAAACCGATATGTTCCACTTTTCTATTATAGAAGAACCTCAAAAAGATGAATTTTTAGATTTCGATAAAAAATATTTAGATTTTTCTCGTACAAAAAGAGTGAATGAGGCTGCACTAGATATCAAAGCAGAAGAAGGAATTCGTGACGCATTTATGAAGCTTTATGATCCACTTTTTTTAGGGGCACTTATTCGTTGTGATTTTTTTGTGATTGATGGAATGACGTATCTTAATGAAATCAACCCAATTCCTGGTAGTATGGCCAATTATCTTTTTGATGATTTTGATAGAATAATTAAAAATCTTTCAAAATGGTTGCCAAAAAGTATCACGATTCCAAAAGAATACCGCTATATCAACTCCATTCAAGCAGCTAAAGGTAAGTAAAAGTCTTGTTTATGTAGGATATTACATAAAATTTTGCACAAAGGCTCGAATCGATGACCTATGCTAAAAACGAGATAATGACTGCAACAGACATGGTGCGCAACTTTAGTTCTGTGTTGGGTAGTATTACCAAAGGGAAAAGTAAACGTGTGGTCATCGTGAAAAATAACCGTTTTGAAGCGGTTATGATCACGGTGGATGAATACGAAAAAATGAGTGAAGCCGTTAATATTTTGGAAAAAATCTATGCCAACACGAAAAAGAAGAGTGATGGCTAAGAAAGAGATCGTATTTCAAAATACTTCTTACGAATTATCGTATGAGTTGTTAAACCAAAACCAACCGCAAACCATTCTTTTTTACATGGTTGGGGCAGTAATAAAGAGATTATGAAGCAAGCATTTGGGAAGACGTTTTCTCAGTACCAGCATCTCTATCTTGATCTTCCTGGTTTTGGGCACTCTTCAATTCATGATGTCATCACTACAGGAACTTACTCAGACATTGTATCTGTCTTCTTAAAAGCGTTACATGTAAAACCTCTTATCATTGTGGGACACTCGTATGGTGGTAAAGTGGCAACATTGCTGCAACCAGAGGTCTTGGTTTTGCTCTCAAGTGCTGGTATTGTTCCACCAAAATCTTTGAAAGTCAAACTAAAAATAGCGCTTTTTAAACTGCTAAAACCCTTTGCTCCACGCTCTTTTTACCGCTTTTTCGCGACCAAAGATGTGGAAGGGATGAGCCAAACCATGTACGAAATTATCAAGCGGGTCGTCAATGAAGACTTTAGTGAGCAATTTCTTACATGTAAAGCAAAAACGTTTCTGTTTTGGGGCAAAGAGGATAGTGCAATGCCACTTTTCTGTGGAGAAAAGATGCACTCTCTCATTAAGGGAAGTCACTTTTACCCGATGGAGGGTGATCATTTCTTTTTTATGAATCAAGCAAAACAGATCGAAAAGACACTTGGGGAGTTTGGATTTTGAGTACTTATAGATTGATTGTAACAGGACGCGTACAAGGTGTTAATTTTCGCCGATTTGTTGTTGATATAGCGCATGCATTGAATTATGTGGGGTATGTCAAAAATAGTGCCGATGGCAGTGTTGAAGTTGTGATTAACTCTGCTTATGAGGAAGATTTGGAATTTTTTATTAGTAAACTCTATGATGGTTCAATGTTTTCAGATGTTCAAGACGTTACATGTCAGAAGATTGAAAGTATGATCTTTGATGATTTTGAGAAGAGATAAAGAGCATGGAAATAATGGTTACAAGCATCACTCACCTCTGTTTTATTTTAGGGCTTAGCTACTACTTTATAATAGCAATGCAATGGTACAGTTATAGGCTAGAGCGTATTGTATTTCATTACAATCGTTATGATTGGCACGTGTTCTACTTTTTAGTTCCTTTAGTAGGTTACTACCTTCTAAACGGTGTTGTACTTTCTCTTTTTGTTGCACTTTTTTTTGATCTCCCTTTTCATATGGCAGAAAAAAATGGACAAAAAACTTGTTTGGACAGCACGAGTAAAGCGATTTTTCTCTTTTTAGTTTTAGCGACTCTTTTTCAAGATCTTTTGTGTACGGTATTGGTTGCATCATGCTTGAAGTTAGGTGTCATTATTCCTTTAATGGTGGCGCAAATAGCAAGTATGTTCTATGAAAAGATGCTTTTTCTTAGCTTTAAAAAAGAGGCTCAGAAAAAATTGATGGCAAACAGTGCGTTAAAAGTAGTTGCCATTACAGCGAGTTATGGTAAAACCAGTATTAAAAACTTTTTAGCACAAATTCTTTCCACAAAGTTTAATGTCTATAAAACACCACGTAGTGTCAATACAATAGGTGGCATTATTAAGGATATTAACAACGATTTGCCTGAACAATGTGATGTTTATATTGTTGAAGCGGGTGCTCGAGCTCGTGGAGATATTGATGAAATTGCGAGACTTGTCAATCCACATATTGCCGTTGTTGGGTGTATTGGCGAGCAACATATTGAGTATTTTAAAACATTGGAAAATATCCGAAATACAAAGATGGAACTCCTTCACTCCTCTAGGCTTGAAAAAGCATTTGTGCATGAAAGTACCAATGTCAAAGGATCAGAATCTATTCTTTCTTTTGGCGCTGAGCTTAGTGATGTTGAGGCTTCTTTGCAAGGGCTAAGTTTTTCAATGCTCCTAAATGGCGTAAAAGAGAGTTTTACATGTAAACTTTTGGGTGCTTTTAATGCGATTAATATAGCAGCAGCCATTCACGTTGCACGCACACTGGGTCTTTCTATTGAAGAGATTAGGTCTGCCGTATCGCATTTAGAAGGGGTTGAGCATCGTCTTCAAAAAATTGAAGCAGGTGGAAAGCTCATTATTGATGATAGTTTTAATGGTAATTTAGAAGGCATGTTAAGTTCCTATAATCTGGTTGCACAGCATCAAGGGCGTAAAGTTATTATTACGCCAGGTATTGTTGAAAGTACAGAAGAAGCGAATAGGATACTTGCCAAAAAAATTGATGATGTTTTTGATCTTGTCATGATTACAGGTAAAATAAACGTTACTATTTTACACGATAACATTCATAAAGCTCAAAAAATTATCATTTCCGATAAATCAAAGCTCCAAGAGACCTTATCAGAACAGACATATGCAGGAGATGTGATACTTTTCTCCAATGATGCACCAACTTTTCTCTAATAATCGTATCCTTTTTATATTCCTATTATCTGTTGTAAAGTATGATGGGCAATCAATTTAAAAGGAGTGAGATGAAAAGTAAGAGTTTGTATATCTCATCGCTTGCACCTGCCGCAGGCAGTTTGATTGTAGCGATGGGCATTATGGAACTATTAAAAGGGCGTCTTGGTAAGGTTGCTTTTTTTAGACCGGTTATTTTAGATGCGAATGAAGTTGATAAAGACATTGATTTCATGCTGGAATATTATGCCCTTAAAATGGACTATAACGCTACTTATGGTTACACTGTTCATGAAGTTGAAAGTTTAATTGCTGAAAATAAATACAATGAAGTTTTGGAAAATCTTATTGATAAATTCAAAATTTTAGAGAGCCAGTATGACTTTGTACTCATTGAAGGACTTAACCAAGCGAATTTTTCACAAACTCTTGATTTTGATATTAATCTTTCAATCGCTAAAAACTTGAGTAGCCCTTTTATCAGTGTTTTAAAAGGCAAGCAAAAAAGTGTTAAAGAGGTGTTGGATGAAATATCTATTGAGGCAGATGCCATTAAGGGTGCTGGATGCCAACATTTTGCGACATTTGTCAATCGTTTAGGTGACCAAGAGGTTCAAGAGCTTAAAGAGCTCAATCGCGCTAAACCAATTCAAAATGTTCCTGTCTATTTTTTACCTGAGGTGCCAGAGCTTGACACTCCGACTGTTGCTGAGATAAAAAATAAGCTAGGTTGTTCCCATATCTATGGTGAAGAAAAAGATTTACGTAGAGTTGTCAAGCAGAGTAAAATCGCTGCAATGAAACTTGATAATTTCTTAGAATATATTGAAGATGGTGACTTGGTCATAACTTCAGGGGATAGATCGGATATTATCGTAGGATGTCTTAGTACCGTATTTTCTAATAATTATCCAAATATCTCCGGCATTTTGTTGACTGCAGGGATGATGCCTCATAAATCCATTAACAAACTTATTGCTGGGTTTAAAGACCTTTCCATTCCTATTTTAAGTGTCGACAATGGTACTTTTGATACTGCTGTCAATGTCTCCAATGTTCCAGCGACAATTACACCACAAAGTGTACGCAAAATTGCATTGGCTATGGGACTTTTTTCAGCGAATGTCAATATTGAAGAAATCGAAAAAAGTATTGATACTGAATCCACCACGAGTTCTATTACTCCAATTATGTTTGAGTATGCTCTTTTTGAACGCGCAAGGAGAAATCGTAAAAAAATTCTTCTTCCTGAGAGTAATGATGAGCGTATTCTTCGAGCAACGGAGATTTTATTACGTCGTGATGTAGCTGATATTATCCTTCTCGGTGTTGAAGAAGAAGTACGTCGCAAGAGTGCAACACTTGGACTTGATATAAGCAAAGCGACTATCATTGATCCTTTAACATCACCTCTAATGGAAGAGTTTGTCACTTCTTTTTACGAAATGCGTAAAGCCAAAGGTTTGAGCTTAGATGTTGCTCGTGATAGTATGATGATGAAAAATTATTTTGGAACAATGATGGTTTACCTAGGTTATGCTGATGGTATGGTCTCTGGTGCAATTCATACAACTCAAGAGACGATTCGTCCAGCACTTCAGATTATCAAAACCAAACCAGGTATCTCTATTGTTTCAAGTCTTTTCTTTATGTGTTTAGATACAAGAGTCTTGGTTTACGGTGATTGTGCGGTTAATCAAGATCCAAATGCAGAAGAGTTGGCTCAAATTGCTATTTCTTCTGCAGACACGGCTAAGATATTTGGTATATCACCAAAAATTGCAATGCTTTCATATTCTACAGGTGATTCAGGGAAGGGTGAAGAGGTTGAAAAAGTGCGTTTAGCCACTAAAATTGTTAAAGAAATACGACCTGATCTTTTGGTAGAAGGACCTATTCAATACGACGCTGCCATTGATCCTATTGTTGCTAAAACAAAATTACCAAATAGTAAAGTCGCTGGTGAAGCCACCATCTTCATCTTTCCAGATCTTAACACGGGTAACAACACTTATAAAGCGGTTCAAAGAAGTTCAGGTGCTGTTGCCATTGGTCCTGTACTCCAGGGACTTCGAAAGCCCGTTAATGATCTTAGCCGAGGTTGTTTAGTTCCAGATATTGTCAATACCGTCGCCATTACAGCTATTCAAGCACAAACCAATGATGGAGCTAATAAGTGAAAATTTTAGTCTTAAATGCGGGTAGTTCTTCTGTCAAATATCAACTTTTCAATATGGCCAATAATGAGGTTTTGGCCAGTGGAGTGATTGAGCAAATTGGCGAAAAAGAGTCAATGGCTAAAATAAAATATAAAAAGCCAGCGGGTGATGAGCAAAAAAGAGAAGAAAAATGCTCTATCCACGATCATGATGCAGCCTTAACATGGATGAGTGAGGCATTGATTCAATCAGGTGTTATTCACAACCTTAATGATCTTGATGCGATTGGTCATCGTGTTGTACAAGGGGGCTCTTCGTTTCAGGAACCAGCAATGGTTGATGACTATGTTATGTCAGAGATTGAGCGTTTAATTCCTCTTGGACCATTGCACAATCCAGGTCATCTTGCTGGTATGAAAGTTTCGGTACATCAAAGCCCTAATGTTCCCCAAGTGGCTGTTTTTGATACCGCATTTCATTCGACATTACCTAACTATGCTTACATGTATGCTATTCCTTACAAATACTATGAGGAATTACGCATCAGACGTTATGGCTTCCATGGAACTTCGCACTATTATGTTACTAAAGTAGCAGCAAAATATTTAAAGCAAGACATCAATACACTTAATGCCATTACGCTTCATTTAGGCAATGGAGCAAGTGTTACAGCGATTGAAAATGGTCAAAGTATTGATACATCGATGGGCTTAACACCACTGGAAGGGCTCATTATGGGAACACGAAGTGGTGACCTTGATCCAGCTATTCTCTTCTATTTAGCACGTAAGCGTGGACTTACTCTTGATGAACTGGATAAAATGCTCAATAAAGAGAGTGGATTAAAAGGAATATGCGGAAGTAATGATATGCGTGAAATTACACGTATGGCAGAGGAGGGTGATGAAAGAGCACAGCTTGCTTACGACATGTTCAATTATCGCCTTAAAAAATATATTGGTTCCTATTCTGCTGTTCTTGGTCGGGTAGATTGTATTGTTTTTACAGGAGGTATTGGCGAAAATGCAAATGATGTTCGCCTCAAGTCTTGTGAAAAATTGGAGAATTTTGGCATCAAAATAGACCCAATCCTCAATAGCGTTCGATCAAGTGAAATTAGAACGATTAGTGCAGACGATAGCAAAGTAAAAGTTTTGGTTATTCCAACCAATGAAGAGCTTGAAATTGCAATAGAAACTTTGGAAATGATCCAAAAGCATCACTCGTAAAATATGTGTTTACATGTAAAGAAAATCTTTACATGTAAACCTTCTTGTTTAGCTCAAAAGTTCTTTCGCAATCGTATTAATACGTTTACCATCAGCTACACCTTCACATTCAGCAAGAACTCCAGCCATGATCTTACCAATTTCTTTTAAACTCGTTGCTCCAGTTGCAAGAATGTGTTTTTGAATGATGACTTTAAGGCTTTCATCGCTAAGTTGCTGCGGTAAATAACTTTTTAAAATGGTTGCTTCTGCCAACTCTTTTTCATAAAGATCTTCTCTTCCTGCATCTTTAAAAGCAGATAAGGCGTCTTCGCGTTGCTTGAGTGATTTTTGGATAATTTTTACAATATCAGAATCACTAAGTTCTTTACGTTCATCGACTTCAATTTGTTTAAGTGCACTCATTAAAAAACGGATAACATCACGTTTAAAAGTATCTTTGGTTTTCATCGCATCTTTTAGATCATCTTGAAGTTTTGACTTTAGTTCTGACATCTTTTTTCCTTAGAACATAATTTACTTTAGAGGTGAGTATTTTATAGTATAATAGTAAAAAATAGAATAAAACGGAGTCGTATGAAAGTTTTTACATGTAGCTTTATAGCCGCTCTTTTTTTGGCAGGCTGCTCAGTACATCCAGCCGATCCAAAAATTAGCATGAAAGCACCTGTATACGTTGATGAGACGCCTTCCAAAGTGAATGAATCAATGCCTTCTAATGCAGGTAGCCTTTTTGGACAAGGTGATAACCCTTTATTTGCCGATCTTAAAGCAATGCATGTTAATGACGTTGTAACTGTTACCATTACTGAAAAAACAGCACAAACATCTACGGGTAAAAAAGCTTTAACAAAACAAAGTAGTGATTCTCTTGGTGCTGGTATTACCACTGCTGCAGGTGGTGGTGTTTTAGGTACAGTATCAAAAAATTTAAATGATGTTGGTAATATTGGTTTTACGACGGGATCCAATAATTCTTTTACAGGCAACGGAAGCAATACTCGTAATGAAACCTTTAGTACGACTATTTCAGCTCGTGTCATCAAGATTTTAAATAATGGACATTACTTTATTGAGGGTAGTCGTGAATTATTGATTAATGGTGAAAAGCAAATTATTCAAGTGAGTGGCGTTATTCGACCTTATGACATTGATAAAAATAACAACATTGATTCAAAATACATTGCGGATGCAAAAATTCTTTACAAAACAGAAGGTGATATAGATCAAACTACGACTAAGCCATGGGGTGCCAAATTCATGGAAACCATTTGGCCATTTTAATGTAACTATACTAAAGGATATTTTTTGGAAAACAGTAACCCACCTAAGTTTATTGAAAGAGACAAAATTTTTAAGGCAAAAGATATTATTGTTGCACTTAAATATTTTGGTGTCAGTTTTGATAAACTTAAAACAAATACACCCAATCGTGCTCGTGCTATTGTTTTAGGCTATAAAGCATGGCGATTAGGATTGAATGAAACACAATTACGCTCTGTCATTGAACGCAAAATTGATGATAAAGAAATTATTGAGATTCTTGAATATAAAGAGAAAAAAAGTATTCGAAGTTGGAGTATTTTTACAAAAATTAAAGAAGATGACTATAAAATTAAAGTTGAACGTTTATGGTGTAAAAAGCTAGGGGCACTTTGCTTAATTGCAAAAATAGGGCAAAAAGAACTTATTACGCTCGCATGTGAAACATTCAAAGATCAATTAGATTGCACAATTCCTAAAGAGTTTTAGACCCAATTTGCCTTACATGTAAAACCATATAAGGCAAAATTCTCTCTTTTATGATTTAACAGCTTTTGCCATGTCCCACATAGGCATGAAAATACCTAAGGCCATCAAAAGTACCATAGCTGCAATAAAGCCCAAAAGAATAGGCTCAATATAACTTGCGATATTGTCGATAATTTGGCTAAAACGTGATTTGAAATAAAGGGTGACTTTTTCCAGCATTTTATCCAGAGTACCACTTTGTTCACCTGCTTGAATCATTTGAATAAGCATACCTTCAAAAAGTCCTGTATCACGAAATGATTCTGTTAAGGAAATACCTCTTTGTACTGAGATCTTAACACTGGAAAGTTTCTTTTTAAGATGGGTGTTTTCTAACGTTAATAAAGCTGTATCGAGCGCATCCGCAATAGGAATACCTGCACGAATAAGTTCCGTAAAAACAAGGCAAAAACGGCTCAGTGTTGCATAAAAAATAATATTTCCAATTAAATAGACCTTAAGAATATAGATATCAAATTTTTTCTTAAAGTCTTCATTATTTTTGAGTAAATACTGAAATAGTAGAATAGTGCCAATAATGCCAGATAGAAGGTAGAGACCATAATGATTAATAAGGTTTTCCATAAAAAGAAGGATTTTGGTTGGTAGGGGCAATTCCGCTTTAAGTTGAGCAAAAATTTCTTTAAATTTTGGGACAACATAGATCATAAGTATTGAAAAAGCAACAGCAATTGCAATAACAACCGTAATAGGGTATCGCATCGCTTTTTTAAATTTTTGTCTATTTTCTTCAATTTCTTCAAGAATTTCTGAGAGTTTTTCTAAAGATTCTGCCATATTTCCTGTACTCTCACCTAACTCAACCATAGCAAGGGTCACGTCACCTACTTCATTGCGATATGTCATCAATGATTGCGTAAGGCTAAGTCCAGAGTTTAGATCATCATTAACGCTGTTAAATATTTCTTTCAGTGTCTTGTCTACGGTAGCATTTGCAACTTCTTTAACACTATCATGAATAGAGATACCAGCATTGGTCATAACACTGAGCTGTCTCATTGCAGCAATAAGGTTTGGCATTTTTATTTTTTTGCGAAAGAGAGCATTCATGATTTGGTCTTTTAATTCGCCTAACTGATCTTCAAGGGGGGCTGAAGTTTCTTTAATATTTAAAATTACGCCTGGTATTTTCAATTTTGCTATTGATATTGCATCATTACGTGTGGGCGATTTGACAACAGTTTTAGTCTTTTGCCCTTTGAATAGGTAGTTTACTTCAAAATATTTCATTCTTTTGCCACCCTTATGATTTCATCTAGCGTTGTAATGCCATGTGCGGCTCGGGTAATACCATCTTGGAACATATCGACAAAGCCTTCTTTGATTGCCTGCTCTTTAATATCACTTTTACTGCCACCTTGTGCAATCATACTTGAAATTTTTTCACTTATAGGAAGAATTTCAGAGATCATTTCACGCCCTAAATAGCCTGTTTGTGAACATTTTTCACAACCATTATTTTTATAAAATTGAAAATTTTCAGGAAGCATATCTTTAATTTCATCATGAGCAGTTTTTGGTAGTGTATATTTAGTTTTGCAATAAGGGCACAATTTACGTACTAGCCTTTGTGCTTCAATTGCAATTAATGATCCACTAATTAAATACGGTTCAATTCCCATATCTACAACTCTTGTAACGGCACTGATTGAATCATTTGTATGAAGTGTTGAAAAAACCAAGTGACCTGTAAGTGCTGCTTGCACTGCAATACGAAGGGTTTCAGTGTCACGAATCTCACCAATCATAATAATATCTGGATCTTGTCTTAAGATAGAACGTAATGCCGTTGCAAACGTTAAATTAGCCTTTTCATTAACTTGCACTTGTTGCGTTAAATTGAGTTGGTACTCCACTGGGTCTTCGACGGTAATAATTTTACTTTGCACACTTTTAATAGCATTTAAAGCCGCATAAAGCGTTGTGGTTTTACCACTTCCTGTTGGCCCTGTAACTAAGATAATACCATAGGGAGACTTCATAGCTTGTGCAAACTTAATGTAGTTATTAGGATGCATACCAAGATCTTCAATTTTAATCATCACTTTAGATTTATCTAAAATACGAATTACAATGGATTCTCCATTAATTGTAGGCAGCGCAGAGATCCTGAAATCATACTCACGGCCTAGAATCGTAGCTGAAAAACGACCATCTTGAGGCTTTCTTTTTTCAGCAATATCCATATTGGAAAGCAACTTCATCCGTGAGCCCAGAGGAGGGTATATATCTTTATCAAAAATGAATGTTTCTGTGAGCATTCCATCAATACGGCTACGAACAATGCAATTGTTCTCTGTTGGTTCAATGTGAATATCACTAGCACGTGCCAAAATAGATGTTTTAAGGATAATTTCTATGAGTTTTAAAATCCCAGAAGATTCTTGTGGATTTTCAGCAGCACTGGAAGTAATCTCTTTGCGAATTTCGCCAATGAGTCCTTTGATACTTTCACCTAACTCCATTTTAATCAGGTATTTATCAATTTGTGTAGGCTCTGCAATGATAACTTTGAGTAGTTTTCGTGGAAAAATTCTTTGAACGCCTTCTTGAGCATTGATGTCCAATGGATCTTTTAATGCAACAAAAATATTAATTTCATCTTCTCTAATAGGGAGTGCTTTAAATTTCTTGAGTTGAGCAAAAGGAAGTTTTGAGGCAAGACGATAATCAATGTCTATTGAATCAAGATCAAGGTACTCATAATTAAGATTTTTAGCCAAAGATTGTAAAAA encodes the following:
- a CDS encoding D-alanine--D-alanine ligase, producing MTVAVLFGAQSFEHEISVVSAIALKKVLKSDIVYIFCDYYRNFYLIPTDKITSKRFSSGEYKKDKLLYLKQGGFYAKKMLGEEKIMFDVMINLVHGMDGEDGKLSSMLDFFGVPYIGPRMEGSCISYNKLFTKLYAKEVGVNVLDYQVLRKGSGASIKIAYPFIVKPLRLGSSIGIGIVKEEKELAYALDVAFEFDDSVLIEPFISGVKEYNLAGCKTDMFHFSIIEEPQKDEFLDFDKKYLDFSRTKRVNEAALDIKAEEGIRDAFMKLYDPLFLGALIRCDFFVIDGMTYLNEINPIPGSMANYLFDDFDRIIKNLSKWLPKSITIPKEYRYINSIQAAKGK
- a CDS encoding type II toxin-antitoxin system Phd/YefM family antitoxin, which produces MTYAKNEIMTATDMVRNFSSVLGSITKGKSKRVVIVKNNRFEAVMITVDEYEKMSEAVNILEKIYANTKKKSDG
- a CDS encoding alpha/beta fold hydrolase — its product is MKQAFGKTFSQYQHLYLDLPGFGHSSIHDVITTGTYSDIVSVFLKALHVKPLIIVGHSYGGKVATLLQPEVLVLLSSAGIVPPKSLKVKLKIALFKLLKPFAPRSFYRFFATKDVEGMSQTMYEIIKRVVNEDFSEQFLTCKAKTFLFWGKEDSAMPLFCGEKMHSLIKGSHFYPMEGDHFFFMNQAKQIEKTLGEFGF
- a CDS encoding acylphosphatase, with the protein product MSTYRLIVTGRVQGVNFRRFVVDIAHALNYVGYVKNSADGSVEVVINSAYEEDLEFFISKLYDGSMFSDVQDVTCQKIESMIFDDFEKR
- a CDS encoding Mur ligase family protein — encoded protein: MEIMVTSITHLCFILGLSYYFIIAMQWYSYRLERIVFHYNRYDWHVFYFLVPLVGYYLLNGVVLSLFVALFFDLPFHMAEKNGQKTCLDSTSKAIFLFLVLATLFQDLLCTVLVASCLKLGVIIPLMVAQIASMFYEKMLFLSFKKEAQKKLMANSALKVVAITASYGKTSIKNFLAQILSTKFNVYKTPRSVNTIGGIIKDINNDLPEQCDVYIVEAGARARGDIDEIARLVNPHIAVVGCIGEQHIEYFKTLENIRNTKMELLHSSRLEKAFVHESTNVKGSESILSFGAELSDVEASLQGLSFSMLLNGVKESFTCKLLGAFNAINIAAAIHVARTLGLSIEEIRSAVSHLEGVEHRLQKIEAGGKLIIDDSFNGNLEGMLSSYNLVAQHQGRKVIITPGIVESTEEANRILAKKIDDVFDLVMITGKINVTILHDNIHKAQKIIISDKSKLQETLSEQTYAGDVILFSNDAPTFL
- the pta gene encoding phosphate acetyltransferase, which encodes MKSKSLYISSLAPAAGSLIVAMGIMELLKGRLGKVAFFRPVILDANEVDKDIDFMLEYYALKMDYNATYGYTVHEVESLIAENKYNEVLENLIDKFKILESQYDFVLIEGLNQANFSQTLDFDINLSIAKNLSSPFISVLKGKQKSVKEVLDEISIEADAIKGAGCQHFATFVNRLGDQEVQELKELNRAKPIQNVPVYFLPEVPELDTPTVAEIKNKLGCSHIYGEEKDLRRVVKQSKIAAMKLDNFLEYIEDGDLVITSGDRSDIIVGCLSTVFSNNYPNISGILLTAGMMPHKSINKLIAGFKDLSIPILSVDNGTFDTAVNVSNVPATITPQSVRKIALAMGLFSANVNIEEIEKSIDTESTTSSITPIMFEYALFERARRNRKKILLPESNDERILRATEILLRRDVADIILLGVEEEVRRKSATLGLDISKATIIDPLTSPLMEEFVTSFYEMRKAKGLSLDVARDSMMMKNYFGTMMVYLGYADGMVSGAIHTTQETIRPALQIIKTKPGISIVSSLFFMCLDTRVLVYGDCAVNQDPNAEELAQIAISSADTAKIFGISPKIAMLSYSTGDSGKGEEVEKVRLATKIVKEIRPDLLVEGPIQYDAAIDPIVAKTKLPNSKVAGEATIFIFPDLNTGNNTYKAVQRSSGAVAIGPVLQGLRKPVNDLSRGCLVPDIVNTVAITAIQAQTNDGANK
- a CDS encoding acetate/propionate family kinase — translated: MKILVLNAGSSSVKYQLFNMANNEVLASGVIEQIGEKESMAKIKYKKPAGDEQKREEKCSIHDHDAALTWMSEALIQSGVIHNLNDLDAIGHRVVQGGSSFQEPAMVDDYVMSEIERLIPLGPLHNPGHLAGMKVSVHQSPNVPQVAVFDTAFHSTLPNYAYMYAIPYKYYEELRIRRYGFHGTSHYYVTKVAAKYLKQDINTLNAITLHLGNGASVTAIENGQSIDTSMGLTPLEGLIMGTRSGDLDPAILFYLARKRGLTLDELDKMLNKESGLKGICGSNDMREITRMAEEGDERAQLAYDMFNYRLKKYIGSYSAVLGRVDCIVFTGGIGENANDVRLKSCEKLENFGIKIDPILNSVRSSEIRTISADDSKVKVLVIPTNEELEIAIETLEMIQKHHS
- a CDS encoding GatB/YqeY domain-containing protein yields the protein MSELKSKLQDDLKDAMKTKDTFKRDVIRFLMSALKQIEVDERKELSDSDIVKIIQKSLKQREDALSAFKDAGREDLYEKELAEATILKSYLPQQLSDESLKVIIQKHILATGATSLKEIGKIMAGVLAECEGVADGKRINTIAKELLS
- the flgH gene encoding flagellar basal body L-ring protein FlgH; the encoded protein is MKVFTCSFIAALFLAGCSVHPADPKISMKAPVYVDETPSKVNESMPSNAGSLFGQGDNPLFADLKAMHVNDVVTVTITEKTAQTSTGKKALTKQSSDSLGAGITTAAGGGVLGTVSKNLNDVGNIGFTTGSNNSFTGNGSNTRNETFSTTISARVIKILNNGHYFIEGSRELLINGEKQIIQVSGVIRPYDIDKNNNIDSKYIADAKILYKTEGDIDQTTTKPWGAKFMETIWPF
- a CDS encoding type II secretion system F family protein; amino-acid sequence: MKYFEVNYLFKGQKTKTVVKSPTRNDAISIAKLKIPGVILNIKETSAPLEDQLGELKDQIMNALFRKKIKMPNLIAAMRQLSVMTNAGISIHDSVKEVANATVDKTLKEIFNSVNDDLNSGLSLTQSLMTYRNEVGDVTLAMVELGESTGNMAESLEKLSEILEEIEENRQKFKKAMRYPITVVIAIAVAFSILMIYVVPKFKEIFAQLKAELPLPTKILLFMENLINHYGLYLLSGIIGTILLFQYLLKNNEDFKKKFDIYILKVYLIGNIIFYATLSRFCLVFTELIRAGIPIADALDTALLTLENTHLKKKLSSVKISVQRGISLTESFRDTGLFEGMLIQMIQAGEQSGTLDKMLEKVTLYFKSRFSQIIDNIASYIEPILLGFIAAMVLLMALGIFMPMWDMAKAVKS